The genome window GCCTTGTAGTGCGACAGCTCGAGCAGCATGGCGATCCGAAGACCGTACCGAGCGGTTCCCGACTCGCCTGGCTCGCCGCGCAACTCGTCGCAGTCAACCTTGCCGGCGTGATCTTCGAGCCGATGCTCGCTCGAACGCTTGGGAAGAAGCCATTCGACCCCGGCGTCGTAGCGTGGCGAACCGAGGCCAATCGACACTTCCTCGTGGCGGCGCTAAAGGAGTACGTCCCCGCAAACGCCGGGCGCCCGAGACCCGCTCGACCTCGCCGCTCCAGCTTGGCAAGGTCGCGGCGCCGCGAGCGCCCGTGAGCCGCCTGAGCGATTGTTCAGAAGCGGTCGGCGGTCCAGAACAAGGATCGCGAATCGGTGAAGATTTCGAACGCGCGCGCTGACGCGCCTTGCGGAGCCATCGCGAACCGCATCGCAAGTTTGTCGGGCGCAAGAATCTGCCACATGTAGAAGTTGTCGGTGTGATGCGCGACGGGACAGCCCGCGCCGTCCAGTGCTTTTTCGAGCGTGGGATCGTGCGCGGTATGAGTGACGAGAACCGCCGGCGCGGCGGGCGTGGAAGCGCTGTGGAGCAGGGCGGCGCGCCGATGATCCCCGATGCGCCGGCTCGTGACCGCCATGCCGGATGACTGCTCGCCGAGGTACTTGAACGTCGCGAGCATCGCGTCAACCGCGCCGGCAACGTATCCGAACTCCATCACCATCGAGATGCCGCGCAGGCGCGTCACCCGCGCGTACGCCGCGATTGCTCCGCCGTCGCGACACAGCACGAAATATTCCTCGGAGCCTTCGCCGGGATAGAGCGGCTGATTGCCGGCGAATTTGAGATTGGCCCGCCACGCGGCGTCGTCGCGGACCGCGGTGACATTGAATCGGCCGCTGTAGCCGCGATGAATCGCGGCAACTTCGGCAAGGTCGCGCGCAATCTCGAAATTGTCGATGACGAAACGATTGGCTGCGTTCACGGAAGCGGCGTCCGCCAGGATGCTGAACTGGCGCTCGATCTCACGCCATCCGAACTGGTGGTAGAAGGTCAGGCGCTCGGCGAACAGCAAGGATACTTCGAAGCCCTCGCGCACCATGGTATCGACGGCAAGGCTCATCAGCGCCGAGGCGACGCCCTTGTGCCGGTACTCCTCGAGCGTGAAGACGGAGCCGATGCCACCCATCGGAACCGATTGCCCGTCGAGGTTTATAGCGCGATCGAAAATCTGGACGGTGGAAACCAGTTGGCCGCGGTCGCGCGCGACCAGGCACAACGCATCGCGAAAGCCCGAATCGTTATGATTGTAGCGGGCGAAAAATTCGCGGTCGTCGTACCATCGCTCGAGCAGGTCGAGCACCTCGTCACGCTCGCCGTGATGCGCGGCCCGGACTTCCATCGCTCAGCGCAGATCGAGATGAACCGTGGTTGGCGCTCCGCCGCGATTGATCGTGAGATCGAGCGCCGACTGGGTTTTCATCGCTTGCATCAGGCCCATCGCCTGCATTGGATTGGTGACGGGCTTTCCGTCGATCGACGTCACCAAGTCGCCGTTCTGCAGGCCGAGTTGCTCGAAGACGGAGCCCGGCGCGACCTGGGAGATCGAGAAGCCGTCGGTCTTGCCGTTGACGAAATGAGGCAGCGCGCGCATTTGCGAGAAAAACTGGACAGGGTTTTCCATCGTCTGCTGAACTTCGGCGCGGCTGGCCTCGAACTTTCCGGGGCCGAGCTTCTTGAGCGCGACTTTGCTGTCGTTGGGTTTGCTGTTGTCGTCGCTATTATCGTTGGCATTACCGGGCGCCGGACGACCAAACCGGCGCATTCTGCGCTGCACGGCAGCGGGAAGGCCTCTGAGCTGGGGCGCCTTGATCGCGCCGCTCAAAGCGGAAGGCGACGCTTCGGGAAGGTCCAAGGCCGGAATCTCGATGGCGACGCGATGGCCGTTGCGGTCGATGATCGCACGGCTGGTTTCGACGCCTACGAGCTTGCCCGCATCCGGGATGTCCTCTCCCACCTGGTAGAGCGATTCGGTGTTGTTTTGATCCTCGATGATCGCGTACGGCTTCGATTTGGTCTGCAGCGAAGTGCCGATCAGCTTCAGGTGCAGATCTTCCTCCACCACCGGCGCGGCTGCGCTCTCCTGCGGGACCTCGTTGAAGATGTCGCGCTTGACGATTGCGTCGTAGTAGGCGCGGGTGTGCGCGCCTGCGGCCTTGGGCGCGGCCGACGATACGGCCGGAGCGTCGGCTTCGTTTGAAACGGCGTGCTCGACGATGTCCCGCACGCATATAGCCGACGCGATCGCCAGTGCTCCGACCAGGACGAAGTTCAGAATCGTGACGTGGAGTTGTGTGAACCTGATTTCCATTTACAGGATCGATTCAGCCTCGTAAGCGCATCCTTTGACTAGACGGCCAATGTCGTAGTTCCATTCACCCTTCCAGCGGCTGATCACAAGGCTGGCGTGGCTGTGGCCGCCGCGGATCAGGTCCATCAGGCGCAACAGGTAGATGCTCTCATCCTGGCCGCTTTTGTTCAACGCCCGCGCACGCTCGAGTCCCTTGGCCGCGATCTGCAGAAGTTCGTAGCCGAGCGCCTGCAGCTTGACTTTTCCGACCCGCGCGTCGAGTCCGTTCTTATGCGCGGCGTCGGCGATCTCAAGCCGCTCGCGATAGCTCCATCGCTTGACCAGGTCCCACGCCGCCTCGATGCAATCGTCGTCGTAAAGCATGCCCTTGAGCAGTGCGGGCAACGCGAGCATGAATTGCGGCGGCTGGCTGTCGGCGGTGCGCACCTCGACGTATTGCTTGAGGCGGACCTCGGTAAAAATGGTGGTCAGATGATTGGTCCAGTCGTCAACGGTGGCGCGCTCGCGGCCGTATCCGCGCGCGAGATATTGGCGGAACGTGAGGCCCGGCGGCTGGGTGAGATCGAAGTACTCGTGATTGCGAATCAGGAAGTACATCGGCACGTCGAGCGCGTACTCGGCGTAATCCTCGAACGAACAATCGCCGCGAAACACGAACTGGGGAACCCCGCTGCGTTGGCGGTCGGTGTCGGTCCAGATGTGGCCGCGGAAGCTGTGATAGCCGTTGAGGCCGCCGTCGCTCAGCGGTGAGTTGGCGAAGATCGCGTAGAGCAGCGGCACGATACCCATGCTGACGCGCAGCTTGCGCATCGCGTCCGCCTCGTCGCTATAGTCCAGGTTGGCCTGCACGCCCGCGGTCTGCTTCATCATCCGCTGGCCGAGCGTTCCCATCCGCGCCATGTAGGGGTACATGATGCGGTAGCGGACCTTGGGCAGCAGTTCGATCTGGTCGATGCGGCTTACGGGCTGCATTCCCAGTCCCAGCACCGTCGCGCCGATCTGGCTGGTTATATCGATCACTTGCCGCACGTGGAGCGCAAACTCGGTGTAGGCGCAGTGGATGGTCTCGCACTGCTCACCGGACAACTCGATCTGACCGCCCGGCTCCAGTGTGATCGCCGCGCGTTCACCCTTGAGCGCGATGATGTGGCCGTGCTCGTCTTCGGGCTCGAAGCCGTAGCTGGCCGCCATCCGGCGCAGCAGGTCTTCGACGCCGCCGGGACCGGAGTAGGGTATGGCGGTGCAGTCGGCGGTGCGGACGGCGACTTTCTCGTACTCGGTGCCGATTCGCCATCGCGCGCGCGGCTTGCCGCCTTGCTGGAAGTAGCGGATTAGATCCTCTTTGTTTTCGAGCAACTCACTCATGCATCAAATCCAATCGCGACTCCCGGAAAAGAGCCTCCGCCAAGCGCGTATAATGGCCTTGGCAAACATCCGAGGCAAGCACGCAGCGGGCAGTGCAGCAGGCCCGTGAGCGCCACCGGCACACGGGTATTTTTGAGATTCGCGCGGGTGTGTAACAGTGGCGGCGGGAGAAAATCGGCGATGCCTGAAATGATACTTGCGATTGACCAGGGAACCACGGGCACCACGGTCTTCGTTGTCGATGCGCGCGGGCGCATCCGCGGCCGGGAATTTCACGCTCCAGTTCGGCGCGAGCCCGCGCCTGACATAGGGTTGATGCGAAGGGGCGCGTGTGTGCGCATTCCGCAAATCGCCATATTTTCCGTCGCCCTTATGCTGGCCACTGGGACTTGGTCCTGTTCGAGCGAGCCGC of Candidatus Binatus sp. contains these proteins:
- the gspC gene encoding type II secretion system protein GspC; translated protein: MEIRFTQLHVTILNFVLVGALAIASAICVRDIVEHAVSNEADAPAVSSAAPKAAGAHTRAYYDAIVKRDIFNEVPQESAAAPVVEEDLHLKLIGTSLQTKSKPYAIIEDQNNTESLYQVGEDIPDAGKLVGVETSRAIIDRNGHRVAIEIPALDLPEASPSALSGAIKAPQLRGLPAAVQRRMRRFGRPAPGNANDNSDDNSKPNDSKVALKKLGPGKFEASRAEVQQTMENPVQFFSQMRALPHFVNGKTDGFSISQVAPGSVFEQLGLQNGDLVTSIDGKPVTNPMQAMGLMQAMKTQSALDLTINRGGAPTTVHLDLR
- a CDS encoding glutamate--cysteine ligase; the encoded protein is MSELLENKEDLIRYFQQGGKPRARWRIGTEYEKVAVRTADCTAIPYSGPGGVEDLLRRMAASYGFEPEDEHGHIIALKGERAAITLEPGGQIELSGEQCETIHCAYTEFALHVRQVIDITSQIGATVLGLGMQPVSRIDQIELLPKVRYRIMYPYMARMGTLGQRMMKQTAGVQANLDYSDEADAMRKLRVSMGIVPLLYAIFANSPLSDGGLNGYHSFRGHIWTDTDRQRSGVPQFVFRGDCSFEDYAEYALDVPMYFLIRNHEYFDLTQPPGLTFRQYLARGYGRERATVDDWTNHLTTIFTEVRLKQYVEVRTADSQPPQFMLALPALLKGMLYDDDCIEAAWDLVKRWSYRERLEIADAAHKNGLDARVGKVKLQALGYELLQIAAKGLERARALNKSGQDESIYLLRLMDLIRGGHSHASLVISRWKGEWNYDIGRLVKGCAYEAESIL
- a CDS encoding GNAT family N-acetyltransferase, producing the protein MEVRAAHHGERDEVLDLLERWYDDREFFARYNHNDSGFRDALCLVARDRGQLVSTVQIFDRAINLDGQSVPMGGIGSVFTLEEYRHKGVASALMSLAVDTMVREGFEVSLLFAERLTFYHQFGWREIERQFSILADAASVNAANRFVIDNFEIARDLAEVAAIHRGYSGRFNVTAVRDDAAWRANLKFAGNQPLYPGEGSEEYFVLCRDGGAIAAYARVTRLRGISMVMEFGYVAGAVDAMLATFKYLGEQSSGMAVTSRRIGDHRRAALLHSASTPAAPAVLVTHTAHDPTLEKALDGAGCPVAHHTDNFYMWQILAPDKLAMRFAMAPQGASARAFEIFTDSRSLFWTADRF